In Scophthalmus maximus strain ysfricsl-2021 chromosome 5, ASM2237912v1, whole genome shotgun sequence, a single window of DNA contains:
- the LOC118310519 gene encoding coagulation factor XIII B chain, which produces MRYLGFILLIWFPGGLQAQSAAQPCPAPKLVGGYFVHEQETYSHEDHLIYACDNGYKPAVEGWWATSTCHNGTWSHTPQCMDESACIPPTIANAKYTKATGSWYEDGHIIRITCDKGYEHKNRVATARCMNGTWPLLPTCEKSVKTCSEPPKIPHAVIVHRGYEELFPEESVVQYECEDGYSIEASQKNSSMCLAGTWTDGPMCRLGTGRVVEGGVSADVGTGTTSAGHGTQHGDRGSRPDTGSNAEVGTGGGGTTSAGHGTQLGGGGDGGSSTSSNTKPLVVPIYNCGVHPTVAHGDVVQTAPMYLKYKCSAFYTQVGPETVVCYNDDTWSSLPVCKGAFCVMEPAIYGDFELVTAEYLMEGETKNFQCVWPYYYMAARCTNGRISHSRCCREDYHYYRYCSWIQLPPVGPATAD; this is translated from the exons ATGAGGTACCTGGGATTTATTCTTCTCATCTGGTTTCCGGGAGGACTACAAG CACAAAGTGCGGCTCAGCCTTGTCCTGCTCCCAAACTGGTTGGTGGCTATTTTGTCCATGAACAAGAAACGTATTCTCATGAAGACCACCTCATTTATGCCTGTGATAATGGATATAAACCAGCTGTGGAGGGTTGGTGGGCAACAAGCACATGTCACAATGGCACATGGTCTCACACGCCCCAGTGTATGG atgaaagTGCCTGCATTCCACCAACTATTGCCAACGCAAAATACACTAAGGCCACAGGCAGTTGGTATGAGGACGGACACATAATCAGGATAACATGTGACAAAGGATATGAACACAAAAATCGGGTCGCAACAGCCAGATGCATGAATGGGACATGGCCCTTATTGCCCACGTGTGAGA aaagtGTCAAAACGTGCAGCGAGCCCCCTAAAATCCCACACGCTGTGATCGTTCATCGGGGATACGAGGAGCTGTTCCCCGAAGAGTCGGTGGTGCAATATGAATGTGAAGATGGATACAGTATCGAGGCGTCACAGAAGAATTCCAGCATGTGCTTGGCTGGAACCTGGACTGACGGCCCAATGTGCA GGTTAGGAACAGGACGAGTCGTTGAGGGGGGCGTGTCTGCTGATGTGGGAACAGGCACCACGTCCGCTGGCCATGGGACACAACATGGGGATAGAG GAAGCAGACCAGATACTGGAAGCAACGCTGAGGTGGGAACGGGTGGGGGGGGCACCACGTCCGCTGGCCATGGGACACAACTTGGGGGTGGAGGGGATGGAG GGTCGTCCACCTCCTCCAACACTAAACCTCTAGTTGTACCAA TCTACAACTGCGGCGTGCACCCAACCGTCGCACATGGTGATGTTGTGCAAACAGCTCCGATGTATTTGAAATATAAGTGTAGTGCTTTTTACACACAAGTCGGTCCAGAAACTGTGGTGTGTTACAACGATGACACTTGGTCATCACTACCCGTCTGCAAAG GTGCTTTTTGTGTCATGGAACCTGCTATTTATGGTGACTTTGAGCTTGTAACAGCTGAATACTTGATGGAAGGAGAGACGAAAAACTTTCAATGTGTTTGGCCGTATTATTACATGGCTGCTCGGTGCACTAATGGAAGAATAAGTCATTCCAGAT GTTGCCGTGAGGATTACCATTACTAT CGTTATTGCTCTTGGATACAACTCCCGCCTGTTGGACCGGCCACTGCCGACTGA
- the LOC118310521 gene encoding complement factor H isoform X1 codes for MTMRHLGFVLLVWFPRVLRAQTAAQPCPAPTLGGGFFLPVREAYSHETQITYACDDGSKPAVEGWWATCSCQNGTWSHVPQCIDERACIPPTIPNAKFPENPDGWYENGDTMRISCDQANEHKDHVATAKCEEGIWSSLPICEKIRNACSEPPRVPHAVITGVGYQEVFAADSEVQYECEEGYATEEARTKKSVFCLSGNWTEAPVCSRRTEPGTGHAGSTVEETSGGNTAGDGGTGGRYSTSSGSGTPPVGRGSSTSSGSTEREIQITPISTCRNPPRIQNGDFVKTGAMFLKYQCNSFYNRVGPETVVCYPDGTWSEVPTCKAAYCSVDTQMYPELQPSGVKFIKDGEKKRLPCVQLDEWWTDHYSVFQCTNGRGRLSRCCSWITINMNRC; via the exons ATGACCATGAGGCATCTTGGGTTTGTTCTCCTGGTTTGGTTTCCCCGAGTGCTGCGCG CACAGACCGCGGCCCAGCCTTGTCCTGCTCCCACACTGGGTGGGGGGTTTTTCCTCCCGGTACGAGAAGCGTATTCTCATGAAACCCAGATCACTTACGCCTGCGATGATGGAAGTAAACCAGCTGTGGAGGGTTGGTGGGCGACCTGCTCGTGTCAAAATGGCACATGGTCTCATGTACCACAATGCATAG ATGAAAGAGCCTGCATTCCGCCAACTATCCCCAATGCAAAATTCCCTGAAAACCCAGATGGTTGGTATGAGAATGGAGACACAATGAGGATATCATGCGACCAAGCAAATGAACACAAAGACCATGTCGCAACAGCTAAATGTGAAGAAGGAATATGGTCCTCTTTGCCCATCTGTGAGA AAATTAGGAATGCCTGCAGCGAGCCCCCCAGAGTCCCCCACGCTGTGATCACTGGTGTGGGATACCAGGAGGTGTTTGCTGCAGATTCAGAAGTGCAGTATGAATGTGAAGAGGGATACGCTACAGAGGAAGCACGCACTAAAAAATCCGTCTTTTGCTTAAGTGGAAACTGGACTGAAGCTCCAGTGTGCA GCAGAAGAACAGAACCAGGTACTGGTCATGCTGGATCTACAGTCGAGGAAACCAGTGGGGGGAACACTGCTGGAG aTGGGGGTACAGGTGGGCGGTACTCTACATCTTCAGGCAGCGGGACACCGCCTGTGGGTAGAG GATCTTCTACCAGCTCTGGATCAACCGAGAGAGAGATTCAAATCACACCAA tcAGCACCTGTAGAAATCCCCCGAGAATCCAAAATGGTGATTTTGTGAAAACTGGTgcaatgtttttgaaatacCAGTGCAATAGCTTTTACAACCGAGTGGGTCCAGAAACAGTGGTGTGTTACCCGGATGGCACCTGGTCAGAAGTGCCCACCTGCAAAG CTGCCTACTGTTCCGTGGACACGCAGATGTATCCTGAATTACAACCCAGTGGTGTCAAATTCATCAAAGACGGTGAGAAGAAGAGACTGCCATGTGTGCAACTGGACGAGTGGTGGACGGATCATTATTCTGTGTTCCAGTGCACTAATGGAAGAGGCAGGTTGAGCAGAT gttgtaGCTGGATCACTATAAACATG AACCGTTGCTGA
- the LOC118310521 gene encoding complement factor H isoform X2 codes for MTMRHLGFVLLVWFPRVLRAQTAAQPCPAPTLGGGFFLPVREAYSHETQITYACDDGSKPAVEGWWATCSCQNGTWSHVPQCIDERACIPPTIPNAKFPENPDGWYENGDTMRISCDQANEHKDHVATAKCEEGIWSSLPICEKIRNACSEPPRVPHAVITGVGYQEVFAADSEVQYECEEGYATEEARTKKSVFCLSGNWTEAPVCSRRTEPGTGHAGSTVEETSGGNTAGGSSTSSGSTEREIQITPISTCRNPPRIQNGDFVKTGAMFLKYQCNSFYNRVGPETVVCYPDGTWSEVPTCKAAYCSVDTQMYPELQPSGVKFIKDGEKKRLPCVQLDEWWTDHYSVFQCTNGRGRLSRCCSWITINMNRC; via the exons ATGACCATGAGGCATCTTGGGTTTGTTCTCCTGGTTTGGTTTCCCCGAGTGCTGCGCG CACAGACCGCGGCCCAGCCTTGTCCTGCTCCCACACTGGGTGGGGGGTTTTTCCTCCCGGTACGAGAAGCGTATTCTCATGAAACCCAGATCACTTACGCCTGCGATGATGGAAGTAAACCAGCTGTGGAGGGTTGGTGGGCGACCTGCTCGTGTCAAAATGGCACATGGTCTCATGTACCACAATGCATAG ATGAAAGAGCCTGCATTCCGCCAACTATCCCCAATGCAAAATTCCCTGAAAACCCAGATGGTTGGTATGAGAATGGAGACACAATGAGGATATCATGCGACCAAGCAAATGAACACAAAGACCATGTCGCAACAGCTAAATGTGAAGAAGGAATATGGTCCTCTTTGCCCATCTGTGAGA AAATTAGGAATGCCTGCAGCGAGCCCCCCAGAGTCCCCCACGCTGTGATCACTGGTGTGGGATACCAGGAGGTGTTTGCTGCAGATTCAGAAGTGCAGTATGAATGTGAAGAGGGATACGCTACAGAGGAAGCACGCACTAAAAAATCCGTCTTTTGCTTAAGTGGAAACTGGACTGAAGCTCCAGTGTGCA GCAGAAGAACAGAACCAGGTACTGGTCATGCTGGATCTACAGTCGAGGAAACCAGTGGGGGGAACACTGCTGGAG GATCTTCTACCAGCTCTGGATCAACCGAGAGAGAGATTCAAATCACACCAA tcAGCACCTGTAGAAATCCCCCGAGAATCCAAAATGGTGATTTTGTGAAAACTGGTgcaatgtttttgaaatacCAGTGCAATAGCTTTTACAACCGAGTGGGTCCAGAAACAGTGGTGTGTTACCCGGATGGCACCTGGTCAGAAGTGCCCACCTGCAAAG CTGCCTACTGTTCCGTGGACACGCAGATGTATCCTGAATTACAACCCAGTGGTGTCAAATTCATCAAAGACGGTGAGAAGAAGAGACTGCCATGTGTGCAACTGGACGAGTGGTGGACGGATCATTATTCTGTGTTCCAGTGCACTAATGGAAGAGGCAGGTTGAGCAGAT gttgtaGCTGGATCACTATAAACATG AACCGTTGCTGA
- the zbtb41 gene encoding zinc finger and BTB domain-containing protein 41, translating to MKKRSSAPLRPKRSRLVSGCAPEPDANAPPNPAPVLGPAPQIRRLTMSRHNHNLLTFLNEDRGRQKFCDVSVSVGGRIYRAHRVVLAHGSSYFHAELSKNPASTHVTLDHVEDSVFQHLLGFLYTSECVVAETDLPALTEAARFLDMMDVLKMLCEEGQVHPVSATQAKAEIRGSPEVETTPRDSPSGDADIQSPFEQSSRQFSSGNTVQNHLAESHGDVQQETSTDAEKKAGQGSAITRRSARRRRTPTKYKRDDVEYSVNTPEEKQRLVSPSEQDAVRVQDTGEKAVANQTAKPDANERSKPAQGGDGVDEEDEVDDGGDVREDVAAQKKVAEVCAADESASGQGAGGDRTEHRAVPEVEVHGPAAGRSNQSPVYPEGLAPVIIQTSSKKTLKCPRCDKTFDRAGKYESHTRVHTGEKPFQCDVCFQRYSTKSNLTVHKKKHASDAPFQKKEHKCPFCNKLHASKKTLAKHVRRFHPDNIQEFLAKRKRKSEGWKCAICLKTFTRRPHLQEHMILHTQDRPFKCSFCDEYFKSRFARLKHQEKYHLGPFPCEICGRQFNDTGNRKRHIECTHGGKRKWTCFICGKSVRERTTLREHMRIHSGEKPHLCSICGQSFRHGSSYRLHLRVHHDDKRYECDQCGKTFIRHDHLTKHQKIHSGEKAHQCEECGKCFRRHDHLTVHYKSVHLGEKVWQKYKTAVHQCEVCKKEFKGKSSLEMHFRTHSGEKPHRCPECHQTFRIKKTLTKHMVIHSDARPFNCPHCSATFKRKDKLKYHVDHVHSTRFNDQPISAQSEDKIVSIPFEETSKGYRAEPKSTLQSSLPPMNLCVPVTLVPVQMAGAAQGDLSTQGTSSLSSQTHSVVSMPPQGPQQNSGYQAATDLAFLEKYTLTPQPANIVHPVRPDQVLDPREQSYLGTLLGLDSASSVQNMSNSDHTH from the exons ATGAAGAAAAGGTCCAGTGCTCCTCTGCGTCCCAAACGCAGCAGGCTGGTCAGTGGTTGTGCTCCAGAGCCGGACGCCAATGCACCGCCAAACCCTGCGCCTGTCCTGGGGCCAGCCCCGCAGATCCGGCGCCTGACCATGTCGAGGCACAATCACAACCTCCTCACGTTTCTGAACGAGGACCGGGGCCGGCAGAAGTTCTGCGATGTGTCCGTGTCTGTGGGCGGGAGGATCTACAGAGCCCACAGGGTGGTGTTGGCTCATGGCAGCAGCTACTTCCATGCGGAGCTGTCCAAGAACCCTGCCAGCACACACGTGACTCTGGACCACGTGGAGGACTCCGTCTTCCAGCACCTGCTTGGCTTCTTGTACACCTCTGAGTGTGTTGTCGCAGAGACGGACCTCCCGGCTCTAACTGAGGCGGCCCGCTTCCTGGACATGATGGATGTTCTCAAGATGCTGTGTGAAGAAGGGCAGGTCCACCCTGTGAGTGCGACCCAGGCCAAGGCTGAGATAAGAGGGTCTCCTGAGGTAGAGACGACTCCCAGGGACTCACCGTCGGGTGACGCAGACATCCAGAGCCCGTTTGAGCAGAGCAGTCGTCAGTTTAGCTctggaaatactgtacagaatCACTTGGCTGAGAGTCACGGTGATGTGCAACAGGAAACCTCGACTGACGCAGAGAAGAAGGCGGGTCAGGGGAGTGCCATCACACGGAGATCGGCCCGTCGGAGGAGAACACCCACCAAGTATAAGAGAGACGATGTGGAGTACTCTGTCAACACTccggaggaaaaacaaagacttgtGTCACCAAGCGAGCAGGATGCAGTCAGAGTCCAAGACACAGGGGAGAAGGCTGTGGCAAACCAGACGGCCAAACCGGACGCGAATGAGAGGTCTAAACCGGCTCAGGGTGGAGACGGtgtggacgaggaggacgaagtGGATGACGGAGGAGACGTTCGCGAGGACGTGGCTGCGCAAAAGAAGGTCGCTGAGGTCTGTGCAGCAGACGAGAGCGCAAGCGGGCAGGGTGCAGGTGGGGACAGGACAGAGCACCGGGCTGTTCCAGAGGTGGAGGTGCACGGGCCTGCAGCAGGAAGATCCAACCAGAGTCCGGTGTACCCCGAGGGTCTGGCTCCAGTCATCATCCAGACCTCCAGCAAGAAGACACTCAAGTGTCCCAGGTGTGACAAGACCTTTGACCGTGCAG GGAAGTACGAGAGTCACACCAGGGTGCACACGGGAGAGAAACCGTTCCAGTGTGACGTCTGCTTTCAGCGCTACTCCACCAAGTCGAACCTGACCGTGCACAAGAAGAAGCACGCCAGCGATGCGCCCTTTCAGAAGAAGGAGCACAAATGCCCGTTCTGCAACAAGCTCCATGCCAGCAAGAAAACCCTGGCCAAGCATGTCCGGAG GTTTCATCCAGACAACATCCAAGAGTTTCTTgccaagaggaagaggaagagtgaaggCTGGAAATGTGCT ATTTGTCTGAAGACCTTCACACGCAGGCCTCATCTGCAGGAGCACATGATCCTGCACACCCAGGATCGGCCTTTCAAATGCTCCTTCTGTGATGAATATTTCAAGTCGCGCTTCGCAAGGCTGAAGCACCAGGAAAAGTACCACTTGG GTCCTTTTCCCTGTGAGATCTGTGGCCGACAGTTCAACGACACAGGCAACAGAAAGCGACACATTGAGTGTACTCATGgaggcaaaagaaaatggacCTGCTTCATATGCGGGAAATCAGTGAGGGAAAG GACAACACTGAGGGAGCACATGAGGATCCACAGCGGGGAGAAGCCTCACCTCTGTAGTATCTGCGGTCAGAGTTTCCGTCATGGCAGCTCCTACAG GCTCCACCTCCGAGTCCACCATGACGACAAGCGCTACGAGTGTGACCAATGTGGGAAAACCTTTATACGCCACGATCACCTGACCAAACATCAGAAGATACACTCTG GTGAGAAGGCTCACCAGTGTGAAGAGTGTGGCAAGTGCTTTAGGCGCCATGATCATCTGACGGTCCACTACAAAAGTGTTCACCTGGGAGAGAAAGTTTGGCAGAA GTATAAAACTGCTGTGCATCAATGTGAGGTTTGCAAAAAGGAATTTAAAGGAAAGTCCAGTCTGGAAATGCACTTCAGGACTCATTCAG GTGAGAAGCCGCACCGATGTCCCGAATGCCACCAGACATTTCGGATCAAGAAGACCCTGACGAAGCACATGGTGATCCACTCCGACGCACGTCCCTTTAACTGTCCCCACTGCAGCGccacctttaaaagaaaagacaagctGAAGTACCATGTTGACCACGTCCACAGCACCAGGTTCAACGATCAGCCCATCAGCGCTCAGAGCGAGGACAAAATCGTCTCCATCCCCTTCGAGGAAACCTCAAAGGGATATCGCGCCGAGCCCAAGTCCACCCTCCAGAGCAGCCTTCCTCCCATGAATCTCTGCGTGCCCGTCACTTTAGTTCCTGTCCAGATGGCAGGCGCAGCGCAGGGCGACCTGTCCACTCAAgggacctcctctctctcctcccaaaCGCACAGTGTTGTGAGCATGCCGCCTCAAGGACCGCAGCAGAACTCCGGCTACCAGGCAGCCACAGACCTGGCATTCTTAGAGAAGTACACGCTCACCCCCCAGCCCGCCAACATCGTCCACCCTGTGAGGCCTGATCAGGTGCTGGACCCTCGAGAGCAGTCCTACCTGGGCACGCTGCTGGGACTGGATTCAGCTTCCTCTGTACAGAACATGTCCAACTCTGATCATACGCACTGA